In a genomic window of Methanobacterium formicicum:
- a CDS encoding sensor histidine kinase → MVSNAVMLTFLYAIEPVYNVLNMSLSEDYFRLLMLIVVVVLVAILAERIEKIRKLNELNQKLKIQTDKLEDANQELEAFAYSVSHDLRVPLRAIDGFSRILVEDYEDKLDEEGIRLLNIVRDNTAKMGHLIDDILLLSRASRQEMKLNELDMTALANSVYQEFQTDVEGRDIQFTVGDLPHAYGDRAMMGQVFQNLIGNAIKFTRSRNPALIEVGGEVKDKELVYYVKDNGAGFDMKYINKLFGLFQRLHSPEEFEGTGVGLSIVQRVIRRHGGRVWGEGSVDEGATIFFALPKDMPKQK, encoded by the coding sequence ATGGTCTCCAACGCGGTGATGCTGACTTTCTTATATGCCATAGAACCTGTATATAATGTTTTGAATATGTCCCTCAGTGAGGATTATTTCCGTTTATTAATGTTAATTGTGGTAGTGGTTCTGGTAGCTATTCTCGCCGAAAGAATTGAAAAAATAAGAAAATTAAATGAATTAAACCAGAAATTAAAAATTCAAACTGATAAACTGGAAGATGCTAATCAGGAACTGGAAGCATTTGCTTATTCGGTATCACACGATTTGAGAGTTCCATTAAGAGCCATAGACGGCTTTTCCCGCATACTGGTAGAGGATTATGAGGACAAACTGGACGAAGAAGGGATAAGGCTCCTTAACATTGTAAGGGACAACACCGCTAAAATGGGACATCTCATTGACGATATTCTGTTATTATCCCGGGCCAGCCGCCAGGAAATGAAACTCAATGAACTGGACATGACTGCCCTGGCCAACAGTGTTTACCAGGAATTCCAGACTGATGTGGAAGGAAGGGATATCCAGTTCACTGTGGGTGACCTGCCCCATGCCTACGGTGACCGGGCCATGATGGGCCAAGTATTCCAGAACCTCATTGGAAACGCCATTAAATTTACCCGTAGCCGAAACCCAGCCCTAATTGAAGTAGGGGGAGAAGTAAAAGATAAGGAACTGGTTTACTATGTCAAAGATAATGGTGCGGGTTTTGACATGAAATACATCAACAAATTATTCGGACTTTTCCAGAGATTACACAGCCCAGAAGAGTTCGAAGGAACTGGTGTAGGACTTTCCATAGTACAAAGGGTTATTAGACGGCACGGAGGCCGTGTGTGGGGTGAAGGATCCGTGGATGAAGGTGCAACCATCTTCTTCGCCCTCCCTAAAGATATGCCCAAACAAAAGTGA
- a CDS encoding response regulator, translated as MDLEEADILLVEDNPTDAELTMRALKRKNLANQVVWVKDGAEALDFIFATGQFAHRNVENFPKLILLDLRMPKIDGLEVLQRIKADERTNRIPVVVLTSSQEDRDIVESYKLGVNSYVSKPVEFDDFIEAVSTLGFYWMLINNPPND; from the coding sequence ATGGATTTAGAAGAGGCTGATATTTTACTGGTGGAAGATAACCCTACCGATGCCGAACTTACCATGAGGGCACTAAAAAGGAAAAATCTAGCCAACCAGGTAGTATGGGTAAAGGACGGAGCAGAAGCCCTTGATTTTATATTTGCCACAGGTCAGTTTGCCCACCGAAATGTGGAAAACTTTCCAAAACTCATATTATTAGATCTGAGAATGCCTAAAATAGATGGGCTGGAAGTACTGCAGCGGATCAAAGCTGATGAACGAACCAACCGCATCCCCGTGGTTGTTTTAACTTCATCCCAGGAAGACCGGGATATTGTGGAAAGCTACAAGTTAGGAGTAAATAGTTACGTCAGCAAACCCGTAGAATTCGATGATTTCATCGAAGCAGTATCCACCCTCGGATTTTACTGGATGTTAATTAACAATCCCCCTAATGATTAA